The nucleotide window TACGCCAAAACGGTTGACCCATCGGCCCGCTGACGTGCCAGTTCAGTTCTTGTCCAGTCAAATACCGGCATAAAATTATAACAAACCATGTGAATATCGGCTTCGCCAAGATTCTTTAATGTCTGGATATAGTGATCGATCATTTCATCGCGCTCAGCGGTTCCGGCCTTGATCGCATCGTGCACATTGACGCTTTCAATACCGCTGACGCGCAGTCCCGAAGCCTCAACCTCCTGCTTCATTGCCGCAATTCTTTCCGGCGTCCAGATTTCACCCGGCAGCGTATCATAGAGCGTGGTGATGACGCCGCTGACGCCTGGAATCTGACGGATTTGTTTTAATGTGACTGAATCATAACCGGTGCCATACCACCGTAATGTCATTTCCATAGATCTTATTCCTCCTTCTTTATAAAAGAAAAGGGACGGCTTGTCCCTTTGTTTGCAGACTATTCAGCCGGCGTACTGTTCAAGATCTTCGATCGCCTTGCGGATCAAGGCCTGCGTCACCGGATATGGAACATGGTTCAGTTCCTGATTCTTTTCCGCCATTTCCAGCACATCGCACAGCGGATCCTCGATCGTCAGCTCCAGATCAGCCAGACAAACCGGCAGACCGATCTGACGATGGAAGGTGTAGGCTTTTTTCAGCATATCCATCTGGCCGTCCATCATCAGCTGAACCAGCGTGCCGTAAGAAACGACCTCACCATGCAGATGCTTTTTCTCGATATGCTCGCGAACGGTCAGTCCGTAGAACAGCGCATGCGCCAATGCCGAATTGTAATCCGGATGCACAAGCAGCGAAACGCTGCCGGTGGAAATCAGAATGTTCTGGATGATCTGTTCCAGATCATCGCTGACTTCCTGCTTCTTCGCGGACTGCAGAGCGCTGGCACCATGGGCAATCACCGGCTCAAAGCACATCGCGCTGATCGTACGGCCCAGCTCACTGGCATAATCGAGCTGATCATTCCGAGCCGAGAACGTACATTCCACATGCTTCGCCATCGTATCGCCGATCCCGGCCCACAAGTATTGGATCGGGGCTTCGGCAATCACTGAGGTCGGAATCAGACAGTGCACCGGAGCGGATTTCAGCTTCGGAATATCCTTAAACGAACCGTCAGCGTTATAGAGGATGCTGATCTTGGTGACCGCGGCACAGGTCGAAGCAATCGTCGCAATCGTAACAACTGGTTTATCCAGCTGATCTCCGGCAAGCTTAACCGTATCCAGGCATTTGCCGCCGCCGATGCCAACCAAGACATCCGCCCGCTGAACATCCTCGTCCTGAGTCAGTTTGGCCACATTCTCATACGTCGCTTCATGGCCATAAACGACTTCCTTGACAACTTCCAATGAACCCAATGCTGGGATCAACAAGGCTTTGCATGCAGCATAAGCTTTTTCACCATGAATCAGTGCCACCTTGCGGCCATACGGCAAAACGACATGTTCAAGATCCTTTAGCGCATCCGCGCCGATCGTGTAGCGCGGAAGGGTCACCTTTTTCATGTTATTTGCCTAAGACTTCACGAACGTAAGCTTCCAGCTCAGCATTTTGGCAGCCGGCAAAGAAGCAGTCCTGGAAACGCTGAGTCAGGGCTTCTTTCACCATGTTCTGATCCAAAGCCTTTAAGCCTTCCAGAACCGGCTTGCCTACGGCCGCCTTGACTTCATTCAACAGTGCTGCATTGCGGTTCTGCGATTCTTTGCGGCCTGGTTCATTCGGATAACCCATGCCCTTCGGAGAACCAAAGGCTTTCTCAAAAATCGTGTGGATGTTCAGTTCACCGCCCCAGCCGAAGCCTTTTGCATACGGAATCGACAGCGCGTTGCCGTTGTTGATCTGTAAGAACAGATAAGCGTCGGAAGGTTCGATGCAGTAGCCGCAGACAACGCCTGGATAAGCGTTCAAAGACATCAACGCGCCCTGGCCCGTACCGCAGCCGGTCACGACGAAATCCACGGCGCCGCTGTTGAGCAGCAGGCAGGCCTGGATGCCTAAATGCAGATAAGTCAGACGTGGATTTTCCTCGGTGTACGCTTCCGGAACATCCTGGTCCAGCAACGGTTTTGCCATCGCCGTGTTGTATACGGTGTGTCCCATCGGTTCGACAACGTCCTTGAGCTGTGCCAGAATAATCGAGTTCTTCGGAGCCTGGCTGAATTCATTCATCAATGCAATTTTCATGTGTTTGTTTCTCCTTTTCTTCTTTTTAACAGGAACATCGGTTTTCCTGTTCCTGTCTATAAAAGTATCATAAACGATTCGTGCAGGATTATCAATCCTCGTCATTTTAATGTGGTAAATTGTCGTTTATCCAGGATTAAAATGGGATTCTTTTTCAACGTTCTTCCTTTCTGATTCATTCGGTCTGGATTGACTTGTCAATTTTATTTACTTTAATTCATCTGCGTATTCATTTTGTGTTGGAGTATGCTATGATTGAATTATAGGAGTTAAAGGAGAAATTATGAAACGATCACAAGATAATTTTCTGTCTCATCACATCATTGAAACCTATCTGCAAGTCATCGCTGAAAAAACTCAATTTGAAACCGAGATCGAAGTTTCGCCTGAAATATATCAGGAGTGTTTTAAAGAAACCGTGAAAGTCATTATGGATTCTGCGGAAACGAACAACATCATCATTAAGGACCGTTCTCTTCTGTCAGAAATTGACCAAAAAGATTTCAATTATAATCCAGCCCAGGCTTACCAGTTCCTCTGCGGGGCTTGTCTACAACAACAGATTGGAGAGAATAAGATCGAAAGTTTCATCAAACACTATAATAAAAGAAAGCAGCAGCTCAAGATAACGGCCATAGATAGTTTTGATCATGTAAAAAGATATCACACAGTCTTAGATGTTTACAAATTGTATTATTTAAAATTTTATACCCTAATTCGCATGCCGATTGTTTTTTTATGCAGTATCAATGAAATCATTCTGACCCTATCCTTGCTAAGCCGCCGCATGCCTCCGATTTACAATTTTTATGCCGTTCTTGCGATCATTTATTTCTTGAGCTGGATAATTTTATTTTGGAACACCCTTTTTGTAAAAGCAAAGACTAAACGATTCTTTATAATCAAGTGGATCCTTACAATCCTGTATTGGTCTGTTTATACTGAAATGACTCAAGATACCCATCTCTGGATCCTCTATACGGCGTTTGATGTTTTTTCTATTCCTGATTATTTGCGTTATTTTAAAATAACAGACATTCAATAAAATAATTAAATACAATCTTGGCA belongs to Holdemania massiliensis and includes:
- a CDS encoding iron-containing alcohol dehydrogenase family protein, whose product is MKKVTLPRYTIGADALKDLEHVVLPYGRKVALIHGEKAYAACKALLIPALGSLEVVKEVVYGHEATYENVAKLTQDEDVQRADVLVGIGGGKCLDTVKLAGDQLDKPVVTIATIASTCAAVTKISILYNADGSFKDIPKLKSAPVHCLIPTSVIAEAPIQYLWAGIGDTMAKHVECTFSARNDQLDYASELGRTISAMCFEPVIAHGASALQSAKKQEVSDDLEQIIQNILISTGSVSLLVHPDYNSALAHALFYGLTVREHIEKKHLHGEVVSYGTLVQLMMDGQMDMLKKAYTFHRQIGLPVCLADLELTIEDPLCDVLEMAEKNQELNHVPYPVTQALIRKAIEDLEQYAG
- a CDS encoding RpiB/LacA/LacB family sugar-phosphate isomerase; the encoded protein is MKIALMNEFSQAPKNSIILAQLKDVVEPMGHTVYNTAMAKPLLDQDVPEAYTEENPRLTYLHLGIQACLLLNSGAVDFVVTGCGTGQGALMSLNAYPGVVCGYCIEPSDAYLFLQINNGNALSIPYAKGFGWGGELNIHTIFEKAFGSPKGMGYPNEPGRKESQNRNAALLNEVKAAVGKPVLEGLKALDQNMVKEALTQRFQDCFFAGCQNAELEAYVREVLGK